A stretch of the Streptomyces sp. NBC_01428 genome encodes the following:
- a CDS encoding TetR/AcrR family transcriptional regulator, whose translation MPRTTDGDGTPVPQRLLAAATRLFAEQGYDRTSVQEIVEAAGVTKGALYHYFGSKDDLLHEVYARVLRLQQERLDAFADSDAPVEERLRGAAADVVVTTIDNLDDASIFFRSMHQLGPEKLKQVRSERRRYHERFRALIEEGQKKGVFSTATPADLVVDYHFGSVHHLSTWYRPDGPLARQEVADHLADLLLRALRP comes from the coding sequence GTGCCCAGGACGACGGACGGTGACGGTACGCCCGTCCCGCAGCGGCTGCTGGCCGCCGCCACCCGGCTCTTCGCCGAGCAGGGCTACGACCGGACCTCCGTGCAGGAGATCGTCGAGGCGGCGGGCGTCACCAAGGGGGCGCTGTACCACTACTTCGGCTCCAAGGACGACCTGCTGCACGAGGTCTACGCGCGCGTGCTGCGCCTCCAGCAGGAGCGGCTGGACGCCTTCGCCGACTCGGACGCGCCGGTGGAGGAGCGGCTGCGGGGCGCGGCGGCCGACGTGGTCGTCACCACCATCGACAACCTCGACGACGCCTCGATCTTCTTCCGCTCCATGCATCAACTCGGCCCCGAGAAGCTCAAGCAGGTGCGTTCGGAGCGGCGGCGCTATCACGAGCGGTTCCGCGCGCTGATCGAGGAGGGCCAGAAGAAGGGCGTCTTCTCCACGGCGACCCCGGCCGACCTCGTCGTCGACTACCACTTCGGCTCGGTCCACCACCTGTCCACGTGGTACCGCCCGGACGGCCCCCTCGCCCGCCAGGAGGTCGCCGACCACCTGGCCGACCTCCTGCTGCGCGCACTGCGCCCGTAA
- a CDS encoding acyl-CoA dehydrogenase family protein: protein MDFGFDARTEELRQKLLAFMDEHVYPAEAVAEEQRALLASPWDTPAVVGELKAEARRQGLWNLFLPDSEYGAGLTNLQYAPLAEITGRSPHLAPTALNCAAPDTGNMEVLTQFGDEQQRKQWLEPLLAGEIRSAFAMTEPEVASSDATNITTLIERDGDEYVITGRKWYISGAMNPDCRIFIVMGKTDPDGPDIRRQQSMVLVPRDTPGLEVRRAMQVYGYEDHSHGGHAEVVFDHVRVPVTNLVGEEGGGFAIAQARLGPGRIHHCMRLIGMAERAIELMCRRAVARTAFGKPLAQQGVVQNWIADARVAVEQLRLLVLKTAWMMDTVGNKGAHTEIQAIKIATPRTVVDILDKAVQLHGAGGVSQDFPLAELWASARTLKLADGPDEVHQRSLAYREIKKYG from the coding sequence ATGGACTTCGGATTCGACGCGCGCACCGAAGAGCTGCGCCAGAAGCTGCTCGCCTTCATGGACGAGCACGTCTATCCGGCGGAGGCCGTCGCCGAGGAGCAGCGCGCCCTGCTGGCCTCGCCGTGGGACACCCCCGCCGTGGTCGGCGAGTTGAAGGCCGAGGCCCGCAGGCAGGGCCTGTGGAACCTCTTCCTGCCGGACTCCGAGTACGGCGCGGGTCTCACCAACCTGCAGTACGCGCCGCTCGCGGAGATCACGGGCCGCAGCCCGCACCTGGCGCCCACGGCGCTGAACTGCGCCGCGCCGGACACCGGCAACATGGAGGTGCTCACCCAGTTCGGTGACGAGCAGCAGCGGAAGCAGTGGCTGGAGCCGCTGCTGGCCGGCGAGATCCGCTCCGCGTTCGCGATGACCGAGCCCGAGGTCGCGTCCTCCGACGCCACGAACATCACCACGCTGATCGAGCGGGACGGCGACGAGTACGTCATCACCGGCCGCAAGTGGTACATCTCCGGGGCGATGAACCCCGACTGCAGGATCTTCATCGTGATGGGCAAGACGGACCCGGACGGCCCGGACATCCGCCGCCAGCAGTCGATGGTCCTGGTCCCCCGGGACACACCGGGCCTGGAGGTCCGCCGGGCCATGCAGGTGTACGGCTACGAGGACCACTCGCACGGCGGGCACGCCGAGGTCGTCTTCGACCACGTCCGGGTGCCGGTGACCAACCTGGTGGGCGAGGAGGGCGGCGGGTTCGCCATCGCGCAGGCGCGGCTCGGTCCGGGCCGGATCCACCACTGCATGCGGCTGATCGGCATGGCCGAGCGGGCCATCGAGCTGATGTGCAGGCGGGCGGTGGCCCGTACGGCGTTCGGCAAGCCGCTGGCCCAGCAGGGTGTCGTGCAGAACTGGATCGCCGACGCGCGGGTCGCCGTCGAGCAGCTCCGGCTGCTGGTCCTGAAGACCGCCTGGATGATGGACACCGTCGGCAACAAGGGGGCCCACACGGAGATCCAGGCCATCAAGATCGCCACACCGCGCACGGTCGTCGACATCCTCGACAAGGCCGTGCAGCTGCACGGTGCGGGTGGGGTGAGCCAGGACTTCCCGCTGGCCGAGCTCTGGGCGAGTGCGCGGACGCTGAAGCTCGCCGACGGGCCCGACGAGGTCCACCAGCGGTCGCTGGCGTACCGGGAGATCAAGAAGTACGGGTGA
- a CDS encoding phosphotransferase family protein: MSPDHPPGLDLDRLRDLLDRERPGLVNGPLTGRLIEGGRSNLTYAVSDGAARWVVRRPPLGHVLATAHDMKREHRVISALHPTAVPVPDPVLLCEDDSVLGAPFYVMEFVEGTPFRTADQLAPLGPERTREAVLGLVDTLVELHAVDPAEVGLADFGRPEGFLDRQLRRWGKQLDASRNRELPGIDELHAALGRELPHSPAATVVHGDYRLDNVLIGPDDRIRAILDWEMSTLGDPLTDLGLLVMYSTRLDLPNSPISTTASAAGHPEAAEIVERYAARSGRDVSAVSWYTAFAWFKLAVILEGIHYRYTKGQTVGAGFDRIGELTPVFIEHGLTTLQEG; encoded by the coding sequence ATGAGTCCGGATCACCCGCCAGGTCTCGATCTCGACCGGTTGCGTGACCTGCTCGACCGCGAGCGGCCCGGGCTGGTGAACGGCCCGCTGACCGGCCGGCTGATCGAGGGCGGACGGTCCAATCTCACCTACGCGGTCTCCGACGGTGCCGCGCGATGGGTCGTGCGGCGGCCCCCGCTCGGCCATGTGCTGGCGACCGCGCACGACATGAAGCGCGAGCACCGGGTGATCAGCGCGCTGCACCCGACGGCCGTACCGGTCCCGGACCCCGTGCTGCTCTGCGAGGACGACTCCGTGCTCGGCGCACCGTTCTACGTCATGGAGTTCGTGGAGGGCACGCCCTTCCGCACCGCCGACCAGCTCGCCCCGCTCGGCCCGGAGCGCACGCGCGAGGCGGTGCTCGGCCTGGTGGACACCCTGGTGGAACTGCACGCGGTGGACCCGGCCGAGGTGGGCCTCGCGGACTTCGGCCGGCCCGAGGGCTTCCTCGACCGGCAACTGCGGCGCTGGGGGAAGCAGTTGGACGCGTCCCGCAACCGCGAGCTGCCGGGCATCGACGAACTGCACGCCGCCCTCGGGCGCGAACTGCCCCACTCCCCCGCGGCCACGGTCGTGCACGGCGACTACCGGCTCGACAACGTGCTCATCGGCCCCGACGACCGGATCAGGGCGATCCTGGACTGGGAGATGTCCACCCTCGGCGATCCGCTGACCGACCTGGGCCTGCTCGTCATGTACAGCACGCGCCTGGACCTTCCGAACTCCCCCATCAGCACCACGGCTTCGGCCGCCGGTCACCCGGAGGCCGCCGAGATCGTCGAGCGGTACGCCGCGCGCTCGGGGCGCGACGTGTCCGCGGTCTCCTGGTACACGGCGTTCGCCTGGTTCAAGCTCGCGGTGATCCTCGAAGGCATCCACTACCGCTACACGAAGGGCCAGACCGTCGGCGCGGGCTTCGACCGCATCGGCGAGCTGACGCCCGTCTTCATCGAGCACGGCCTGACCACCCTTCAGGAAGGCTGA
- a CDS encoding DUF202 domain-containing protein translates to MTPPAREERDPGLQPERTRLAWRRTTLSSTVVAVLAAKAALQDGDSVAGVAACAVACVLWLCFLALAHQRIRALALAGPAGPAVLSLRHAVATAACTLVLAVCAVALVF, encoded by the coding sequence ATGACCCCGCCGGCACGCGAGGAGCGGGATCCCGGCCTCCAGCCGGAGCGCACCCGGCTCGCCTGGCGGCGCACGACCCTCTCCAGCACCGTCGTCGCCGTGCTCGCCGCGAAGGCGGCGCTGCAGGACGGGGACTCGGTGGCGGGGGTCGCGGCGTGCGCGGTCGCCTGCGTGCTGTGGCTGTGCTTCCTCGCGCTCGCCCACCAGCGCATCCGCGCGCTGGCCCTCGCGGGTCCGGCCGGTCCCGCCGTCCTCAGCCTCCGGCACGCGGTGGCCACCGCGGCGTGCACGCTCGTCCTGGCGGTGTGCGCGGTCGCCTTGGTGTTCTAG
- a CDS encoding YidH family protein, translating to MIELVRNVRLWFAPRQIREEGGTPDYRFSLANERTFLAWLRTALALIGGGFAVDQFLPDLRWAWRAGLALALLAAGVLCSLRAVNHWVRCERAMRRGEDLPVSGFPAVLSIAVAVVAVAMIVVVLAGWAG from the coding sequence GTGATCGAACTCGTGCGTAATGTCCGGCTGTGGTTCGCGCCCCGGCAGATCCGCGAGGAGGGCGGGACGCCGGACTACCGGTTCTCCCTGGCCAACGAGCGGACCTTCCTGGCCTGGCTGCGCACCGCGCTCGCGCTGATCGGCGGGGGCTTCGCGGTGGACCAGTTCCTGCCGGACCTGCGCTGGGCCTGGCGTGCCGGCCTCGCCCTCGCGCTGCTGGCCGCGGGTGTGCTCTGCTCCCTGCGGGCCGTCAACCACTGGGTGCGCTGCGAGCGGGCGATGCGGCGCGGCGAGGACCTGCCCGTGTCGGGGTTCCCGGCGGTGCTGAGCATCGCCGTGGCGGTCGTCGCGGTCGCGATGATCGTGGTGGTCCTCGCCGGCTGGGCCGGATGA
- a CDS encoding NUDIX hydrolase, which yields MSAADEILDIVDENDQVIGQSPRGEAYERGLRHRCVFIQARDAEGRVFVHRRTATKLVFPSFYDMFVGGVVGTGESYDDAALREAEEELGVSGLPRPTPLFRFLYDDGAGRTWWSAVYEVRCDLPVDPQVEEVAWHDFLTDEEVEARLADWTWVPDGLAAHERLRDYRAMG from the coding sequence ATGAGTGCCGCTGACGAGATCCTCGACATCGTGGACGAGAACGACCAGGTCATCGGGCAGTCCCCGCGCGGGGAGGCGTACGAGCGCGGGCTGCGTCACCGGTGCGTGTTCATCCAGGCTCGGGACGCCGAGGGCCGGGTCTTCGTCCACCGGCGTACCGCGACCAAGCTGGTGTTCCCCTCCTTCTACGACATGTTCGTCGGCGGGGTCGTCGGCACCGGCGAGTCCTACGACGACGCCGCGCTGCGCGAGGCCGAGGAGGAACTCGGCGTCTCCGGGCTTCCCCGGCCGACCCCCCTCTTCCGCTTCCTGTACGACGACGGGGCCGGCCGGACGTGGTGGTCCGCGGTCTACGAGGTGCGCTGCGACCTTCCGGTGGACCCGCAGGTGGAGGAGGTCGCCTGGCACGACTTCCTCACCGACGAGGAGGTGGAGGCCAGGCTCGCCGACTGGACCTGGGTCCCCGACGGCCTCGCGGCCCACGAGCGGCTCAGGGACTACCGGGCGATGGGCTGA
- a CDS encoding DMT family transporter, producing the protein MSVLVLVLAVSAACCLGFGFVLQQNAASHAPLSDFLSPRILLDLVRVPRWLGGIGLMVCGMVLGAIALGKGEVSLVEPLLATNLLFALALSRHQTKQPLGRQGWAGLILLAGGVSAFIVAGQPQGGEAIDDPLRHWLIIGIVVGLALLLTAYAKRSRLSAGPVLLATAAGLLYGLQDALTRVSGQRFGDGGWSELLTGWQPYTVLVLGVTGLILVQSAFETAPLRMSLPALTAAQPLAGIACGVGFLGDQLRTDVGALAWQAAGLAGVVAGIILLGMHPAMPSGTAEPEHSRDLQPH; encoded by the coding sequence GTGTCGGTTCTCGTTCTGGTCCTCGCAGTGAGCGCGGCCTGCTGCCTGGGCTTCGGTTTCGTGCTCCAGCAGAACGCCGCCTCGCACGCCCCGCTGAGCGACTTCCTCTCCCCGCGCATCCTGCTGGACCTCGTCCGGGTCCCGCGCTGGCTGGGCGGCATCGGGCTCATGGTGTGCGGCATGGTGCTCGGCGCGATCGCGCTCGGCAAGGGCGAGGTCTCCCTGGTGGAGCCGCTCCTCGCCACGAACCTCCTCTTCGCGCTGGCCCTCTCCCGCCACCAGACCAAACAGCCGCTCGGGCGGCAGGGCTGGGCAGGGCTCATCCTGCTCGCGGGCGGCGTCTCGGCGTTCATCGTCGCCGGGCAGCCGCAGGGCGGCGAGGCCATCGACGATCCGCTGCGGCACTGGCTGATCATCGGGATCGTGGTCGGGCTGGCCCTGCTGCTCACCGCCTACGCGAAACGCTCCCGGCTGAGCGCGGGACCCGTGCTCCTCGCCACCGCCGCCGGCCTGCTGTACGGCCTGCAGGACGCGCTCACCCGGGTGAGCGGCCAGCGGTTCGGCGACGGCGGCTGGTCCGAGCTGCTCACCGGCTGGCAGCCGTACACGGTCCTCGTCCTCGGCGTGACCGGCCTGATCCTGGTCCAGAGCGCCTTCGAGACCGCTCCCCTGCGGATGTCGCTGCCCGCTCTCACCGCCGCCCAGCCGCTGGCCGGCATCGCCTGCGGGGTGGGCTTCCTCGGCGACCAGCTCCGCACCGACGTGGGCGCCCTCGCCTGGCAGGCCGCGGGGCTCGCGGGGGTCGTGGCGGGGATCATCCTGCTCGGGATGCACCCGGCGATGCCCTCGGGCACGGCCGAGCCGGAGCACTCGCGGGACCTCCAGCCGCACTGA
- a CDS encoding FAD-binding dehydrogenase: MAYDADVIVIGAGLAGLAATAELVDAGRKVILLDQEPEQSIGGQAHWSFGGLFFVDSPEQRRLRIKDSHALALQDWMGTAGFDRPEDHWPRRWAEAYVDFAAGEKRSWLHGQGVRFFPVVGWAERGGYDATGHGNSVPRFHITWGTGPGLVAPFERRVREGVARGLVELRFRHRVTGLSRSAGSVDTVTGEVLAPSGIERGQASSREVTGAFELRAQAVIVTSGGIGGNHDLVRANWPERLGTPPERMISGVPAHVDGAMLGIAEETGARLINRDRMWHYTEGIQNWNPVWDKHGIRILPGPSSLWLDARGNRLPVPLFPGFDTLGTLEHIMSTGYDYTWFVLDQKIIGKEFALSGSEQNPDLTGKSIRDVIGRARADVPAPVKAFMDHGADFVVEKDLAALVRGMNALTKEPLIDEAALHREIVARDREIANPFTKDLQVMSIRGARKYLGDKLIRTASPHRILDPKAGPLIAVRLNILTRKTLGGLETDLSSRVLTEGGEALEGVYAAGEAAGFGGGGVHGYRSLEGTFLGGCLFSGRTAGRAAAGAVG; this comes from the coding sequence ATGGCCTACGACGCAGATGTGATCGTCATCGGAGCGGGCCTCGCGGGGCTCGCGGCGACCGCCGAGCTCGTCGACGCGGGCCGCAAGGTGATCCTCCTCGACCAGGAGCCCGAGCAGTCGATCGGCGGGCAGGCGCACTGGTCCTTCGGCGGGCTCTTCTTCGTCGACTCCCCGGAACAGCGCCGCCTGCGGATCAAGGACAGTCACGCCCTGGCCCTCCAGGACTGGATGGGCACGGCCGGCTTCGACCGTCCGGAGGACCACTGGCCGCGCCGCTGGGCCGAGGCGTACGTCGACTTCGCGGCCGGTGAGAAGCGGTCCTGGCTGCACGGCCAGGGCGTGCGCTTCTTCCCGGTGGTCGGATGGGCCGAACGCGGGGGCTACGACGCCACCGGGCACGGCAACTCCGTACCGCGCTTCCACATCACCTGGGGGACCGGCCCCGGCCTCGTCGCGCCCTTCGAACGCCGGGTGCGCGAGGGCGTCGCCCGCGGCCTCGTCGAGCTGCGGTTCCGCCACCGGGTGACCGGACTGTCCCGCAGCGCCGGCTCGGTCGACACCGTCACCGGCGAGGTCCTGGCACCGTCCGGCATCGAGCGCGGCCAGGCCAGCAGCCGCGAGGTCACCGGCGCCTTCGAGCTCCGGGCCCAGGCCGTGATCGTCACCTCGGGCGGCATCGGCGGCAACCACGACCTCGTCCGCGCCAACTGGCCGGAGCGTCTCGGCACCCCGCCCGAACGGATGATCTCCGGCGTGCCCGCGCACGTCGACGGGGCGATGCTCGGGATCGCCGAGGAGACGGGCGCCCGGCTCATCAACCGCGACCGCATGTGGCACTACACCGAGGGCATCCAGAACTGGAACCCCGTCTGGGACAAGCACGGCATCCGCATCCTGCCCGGACCGTCCTCCCTCTGGCTGGACGCGCGCGGCAACCGGCTGCCCGTCCCGCTCTTCCCCGGCTTCGACACCCTCGGCACCCTCGAACACATCATGAGCACCGGATACGACTACACGTGGTTCGTGCTCGACCAGAAGATCATCGGCAAGGAGTTCGCGCTCTCCGGCTCGGAGCAGAACCCCGACCTGACCGGCAAGTCGATCCGCGACGTCATCGGACGCGCCCGCGCCGACGTGCCCGCCCCCGTGAAGGCCTTCATGGACCACGGCGCCGACTTCGTCGTGGAGAAGGACCTCGCCGCCCTGGTGCGCGGGATGAACGCGCTCACCAAGGAGCCGCTCATCGACGAGGCCGCGCTGCACCGCGAGATCGTGGCGCGCGACCGGGAGATCGCCAACCCGTTCACCAAGGACCTCCAGGTCATGTCCATCCGCGGAGCCCGCAAGTACCTCGGGGACAAGCTGATCCGCACCGCGAGCCCGCACCGCATCCTCGACCCCAAGGCGGGCCCGCTGATCGCCGTCCGCCTCAACATCCTCACCCGCAAGACCCTCGGCGGCCTGGAGACCGACCTCTCCTCGCGCGTGCTGACCGAGGGCGGCGAGGCGCTGGAGGGCGTGTACGCGGCCGGTGAGGCCGCCGGGTTCGGCGGCGGCGGTGTGCACGGATACCGGTCCCTGGAGGGCACCTTCCTCGGAGGCTGCCTCTTCTCCGGCCGGACGGCGGGCCGCGCGGCGGCCGGGGCGGTCGGCTGA
- a CDS encoding APC family permease, with translation MTTGSSSTSSTSSTGRPAADEAGISTFKGQDRALRAGRLGTGGLLLSVLAATAPLMVVAGVMPTTFAVMGIVGQPLLFVILGVVLVLFSVGYAEMSRHVHNAGAFYAYISRGLGGTPGAAAAAVALVAYSALQVGIYGLFGFEVSGLFATYLDTELVWWIPALAAVLVVGALAWLKIDVNAWVLGVLLVIEVALVVVFDVAAVADPAQQGLSLHAFNPDTLTGAGVGTALCFCIAAFTGFEQAPVYAEETSRPHILVPRVMFLAIGFVAVFFAISSWALTVATGPSAIIGTSQKQSAGLLFFLTESRLGTTFTDVLHVLFVTGMFAALLSFHNVVSRYAFAMGREGLLPAAFGRTTESSGAPGTGSLLHTVVSLVVVGGFALADDKPTGDPTAPVLHLFTWGGNVGALGVILLMAAASLSVIVFFVRRGAARAQGWRLATSAVAGVALLVIVVYTVKDFDVLVGTGPGSTLSWLLPAVIGAAAVVGLVQGLVLRSRKPEAHARIGLGNEAFQLDKAAESTS, from the coding sequence ATGACGACGGGCAGTTCGAGCACATCGAGTACGTCGAGCACGGGAAGACCGGCCGCCGACGAGGCCGGCATCAGCACTTTCAAGGGGCAGGACCGCGCCCTGCGCGCCGGCCGCCTCGGCACGGGGGGCCTGCTGCTGTCCGTCCTCGCGGCGACCGCTCCCCTCATGGTGGTCGCGGGTGTCATGCCCACTACATTCGCGGTGATGGGCATCGTCGGGCAGCCGCTGCTCTTCGTCATCCTCGGTGTCGTCCTCGTGCTCTTCAGCGTCGGGTACGCCGAGATGAGCCGGCACGTCCACAACGCCGGCGCCTTCTACGCGTACATCTCCCGCGGACTCGGCGGCACCCCCGGCGCCGCCGCGGCGGCGGTCGCCCTGGTCGCCTACAGCGCGCTCCAGGTCGGCATCTACGGCCTCTTCGGCTTCGAGGTCTCCGGACTGTTCGCCACCTACCTCGACACCGAACTCGTCTGGTGGATACCGGCGCTCGCCGCCGTGCTCGTCGTCGGCGCACTGGCCTGGCTGAAGATCGACGTCAACGCCTGGGTGCTCGGCGTGCTGCTGGTCATCGAGGTCGCCCTCGTCGTCGTCTTCGACGTCGCGGCCGTCGCGGATCCCGCCCAGCAGGGCCTGTCGCTGCACGCGTTCAACCCGGACACCCTCACCGGAGCAGGCGTCGGCACCGCGCTGTGCTTCTGCATCGCGGCCTTCACCGGCTTCGAACAGGCCCCGGTCTACGCGGAGGAGACCAGCCGCCCGCACATCCTGGTCCCGCGCGTCATGTTCCTCGCGATCGGCTTCGTCGCCGTCTTCTTCGCGATCAGCTCCTGGGCGCTGACGGTGGCCACCGGGCCCTCCGCGATCATCGGGACGTCCCAGAAGCAGAGCGCCGGACTGCTGTTCTTCCTCACCGAGTCGCGGCTCGGCACCACGTTCACCGACGTCCTGCACGTCCTCTTCGTGACGGGCATGTTCGCCGCGCTGCTCAGCTTCCACAACGTCGTCTCGCGCTACGCCTTCGCCATGGGCCGTGAGGGGCTGCTGCCCGCCGCCTTCGGCCGGACCACGGAGTCCAGCGGCGCCCCCGGCACAGGCTCCCTGCTGCACACCGTCGTCTCCCTGGTCGTCGTCGGCGGCTTCGCACTCGCCGACGACAAGCCGACCGGCGACCCGACCGCACCCGTGCTGCACCTCTTCACCTGGGGCGGCAACGTCGGAGCCCTCGGGGTCATCCTCCTGATGGCGGCCGCCTCGCTGTCGGTCATCGTGTTCTTCGTCCGCCGCGGCGCCGCCCGCGCCCAGGGCTGGCGCCTGGCCACCTCCGCCGTCGCCGGCGTCGCCCTCCTCGTCATCGTGGTCTACACCGTCAAGGACTTCGACGTCCTCGTCGGCACCGGTCCGGGCTCCACCCTCAGCTGGCTGCTGCCCGCCGTCATCGGGGCGGCCGCGGTCGTCGGACTGGTCCAGGGACTCGTGCTGCGCTCCCGCAAGCCCGAGGCGCACGCCCGGATCGGTCTCGGGAACGAGGCGTTCCAGTTGGACAAGGCGGCCGAGTCCACCTCCTGA
- a CDS encoding molybdopterin-dependent oxidoreductase, with translation MNTERPGEPDPERPDEPARPEERGKPIGRRVLLGTLGLGALGVLTAPTLQSTMESFLAGASEKDPTGLTGLLPNGGGFRYYSVTSSVPHKDEKNYRLTVDGLVDHPASYTLADLRALPQTRLVHDVQCVTGWRVPGTPFEGVRLSDLLDAAGVHHTAGAVRFTCFDGAYSESLTLRQARRADVLVALRMQDKPLGHNHGGPARLYVAPMYFYKSAKWLSGITVTEDVRPGYWEDRGYDVDAWVGRSNGRDDEPTS, from the coding sequence GTGAACACTGAACGGCCCGGCGAACCGGACCCCGAGCGGCCCGACGAGCCCGCCCGTCCCGAGGAACGCGGCAAGCCCATCGGCCGACGCGTCCTGCTCGGCACCCTCGGACTCGGCGCCCTCGGCGTGCTGACGGCGCCGACCCTCCAGAGCACCATGGAGTCCTTCCTGGCGGGCGCGTCCGAGAAGGACCCCACGGGCCTGACCGGACTGCTGCCCAACGGCGGCGGCTTCCGCTACTACTCGGTGACCTCCTCCGTCCCGCACAAGGACGAGAAGAACTACCGGCTCACCGTCGACGGCCTGGTCGACCACCCCGCCTCGTACACGCTCGCCGACCTGCGCGCCCTGCCGCAGACCCGGCTGGTCCACGACGTCCAGTGCGTCACCGGCTGGCGGGTCCCCGGCACCCCCTTCGAGGGCGTCCGGCTGTCCGACCTGCTCGACGCCGCGGGAGTCCACCACACGGCCGGGGCGGTCCGCTTCACCTGCTTCGACGGGGCGTACTCGGAGAGCCTGACGCTCCGCCAGGCCCGCCGCGCGGACGTCCTGGTGGCCCTGCGCATGCAGGACAAGCCCCTCGGCCACAACCACGGCGGCCCCGCACGCCTCTACGTCGCGCCGATGTACTTCTACAAATCCGCCAAGTGGCTCTCCGGCATCACCGTCACCGAGGACGTCCGTCCCGGGTACTGGGAGGACCGGGGCTACGACGTCGACGCCTGGGTCGGCCGTTCGAACGGACGCGACGATGAACCCACGAGCTGA
- a CDS encoding cytochrome b/b6 domain-containing protein: protein MNPRADGAPDVSAAPAPSRQVHRFTRAEHWVHRVTALLMGVCVVTAACLYVPELAELVGRRELVVRVHEWAGLMLPVPVVAGLASRAFRRDLGHLNRFGPHDRVWLRAALRRDKDRDSRPAAKFNAGQKVYAAWIAGATLVMVGTGLLMWFTHLTPLMWRTSATFVHDWLALTIGIVLAGHIGMALGDPEARRGLRTGSVSREWAEREHPLWRP from the coding sequence ATGAACCCACGAGCTGACGGCGCCCCGGACGTGTCCGCCGCCCCCGCCCCGTCCCGCCAGGTCCACCGCTTCACCCGGGCCGAACACTGGGTGCACCGCGTCACGGCCCTGCTGATGGGCGTGTGCGTGGTCACCGCGGCCTGCCTCTACGTACCCGAGCTGGCCGAACTCGTCGGCCGCCGCGAACTCGTCGTCCGCGTCCACGAGTGGGCCGGTCTGATGCTCCCGGTCCCGGTCGTCGCGGGCCTCGCCTCCCGCGCGTTCCGCCGCGACCTCGGTCACCTCAACCGCTTCGGCCCGCACGACCGCGTGTGGCTGCGGGCGGCGCTGCGCCGCGACAAGGACCGGGACTCCCGCCCCGCGGCCAAGTTCAACGCGGGGCAGAAGGTCTACGCCGCCTGGATCGCCGGCGCCACCCTGGTCATGGTGGGCACCGGGCTGCTGATGTGGTTCACCCACCTCACGCCCCTGATGTGGCGCACCTCGGCGACCTTCGTGCACGACTGGCTGGCCCTGACCATCGGCATCGTCCTCGCGGGCCACATCGGCATGGCACTGGGCGACCCGGAGGCGAGGCGGGGTCTGCGCACCGGGTCGGTGAGCCGCGAGTGGGCCGAGCGGGAGCACCCGTTGTGGCGGCCGTGA